Proteins encoded together in one Triticum dicoccoides isolate Atlit2015 ecotype Zavitan chromosome 7B, WEW_v2.0, whole genome shotgun sequence window:
- the LOC119337051 gene encoding U-box domain-containing protein 35-like has product MAEAVRDDHRGAVGVAVDDRTNNGDSTWEIEELEPDDRTAGPPPPPPPGAAAISDADDVYVAVGKGGSSMAALSWALTQLARPRSFVYLVHVFPVVATIPTPLGMMPKRQATPEQVETYMNQERSKRREMLQKFLDHCRNFQVNVDVYLIESDQIADAVAELIPVLNIKQLVLGVAKSNLRKLKKGNTIAGQIQKNAPLYCEVKIVCDDKEVAAATTADPTPPFSPSPVNNNSRSRTPTPPSSTPNHNSIEAVDGKNDSKTKERRKVPKFLRCLSS; this is encoded by the exons ATGGCCGAGGCCGTCCGGGACGATCATCGTGGCGCGGTCGGCGTCGCGGTGGACGACCGCACCAACAACGGCGACAGCACGTGGGAGATAGAGGAGTTGGAGCCGGACGACCGGACGGCcggaccgcctcctccccctcctcccggGGCAGCGGCCATCTCTGACGCCGACGACGTGTACGTGGCGGTGGGCAAGGGCGGGTCCAGCATGGCGGCGCTGTCGTGGGCGCTGACGCAGCTCGCAAGGCCGCGGAGCTTCGTCTACCTCGTGCACGTCTTCCCCGTCGTCGCCACCATCCCCACCCCAT TAGGAATGATGCCTAAGAGACAAGCAACCCCAGAGCAAGTAGAAACTTACATGAACCAAgagagatccaagaggcgagagATGCTGCAGAAATTTCTGGACCACTGTCGCAACTTTCAG GTTAACGTCGATGTGTACCTCATCGAGAGTGATCAAATCGCTGATGCGGTCGCTGAACTTATCCCTGTTCTGAATATAAAGCAGCTAGTACTTGGGGTGGCAAAATCCAACTTGCG GAAGTtgaagaaaggaaacacaatagcAGGACAGATACAGAAGAATGCACCTCTCTACTGCGAAGTCAAGATTGTCTGTGATGACAAGGAAGTTGCAGCGGCGACGACTGCTGATCCGACACCACCATTTTCACCTTCCCCTGTAAATAACAACAGCAGATCTCGCACCCCGACACCGCCATCATCTACGCCAAATCACAATAGCATAGAGGCAGTTGATGGCAAAAATGATAGCAAAACCAaagaaagaaggaaggttcccaagTTTCTCAGGTGCCTGTCATCCTGA
- the LOC119337050 gene encoding protein kinase G11A-like — protein MTSKTMPQTIPTTPNTEEKKQYSPNDSSLDLTNLSKPSTALPRKLPESAIPSSPNKEVQSNDQKPSHKLHESVDVTSSKVPADDEKDTVENGNTNGNVKSDSAVDKDHGAASASGSARLTGRSETGERGISSRCRPSTGSDVSEESACSSFSSTSKPHKANDSRWEAIQMIRTRDGILGLSHFKLLKKLGCGDIGSVYLSELTGTKSYFAMKVMDKASLTGRKKLLRAQTEKEILQCLDHPFLPTLYTHFETDKFSCLVMEFCPGGDLHTLRQKQRGKYFPEQAVKFYVAEILLAMEYLHMLGIIYRDLKPENILVRDDGHIMLSDFDLSLRCTVSPTLIRSSNPETEALRKSSQAYCAQPACAEPSCMIQPSCTAPTTCFGPRFFSKSKKDRKPKPEVVNQVRPWPELMAEPSDARSMSFVGTHEYLAPEIIKGEGHGSAVDWWTFGIFLYELLFGKTPFKGSGNRATLFNVIGQPLRFPEYPVVSFSARDLIRGLLVKEPQQRLGCKRGATEIKQHPFFEGVNWALIRCASPPEVPKPVEIERQTTKLPVSTSEASAAPTGASQKGSDNYLEFDFF, from the exons ATGACTTCCAAGACAATGCCCCAAACCATCCCAACAACCCCCAACACTGAAGAAAAGAAGCAGTATTCTCCGAATGATTCTTCTCTGGATCTCACCAATTTGAGTAAACCCAGTACAGCCTTGCCAAGAAAATTGCCCGAATCGGCTATCCCCAGCAGTCCAAACAAAGAAGTCCAGTCCAATGACCAGAAACCATCTCACAAGCTACATGAGTCCGTTGATGTTACATCCAGCAAGGTTCCTGCAGATGATGAGAAGGATACTGTTGAAAATGGAAACACAAATGGAAACGTGAAATCAGACTCGGCGGTAGATAAGGATCATGGTGCAGCGAGTGCAAGTGGAAGTGCCAGGTTGACGGGAAGGTCTGAGACTGGAGAAAGAGGTATTAGCAGCCGATGCAGGCCGAGCACAGGCAGTGATGTCAGTGAGGAAAGCGCGTGCAGCAGTTTTAGTAGCACCAGCAAGCCTCACAAGGCAAATGATTCACGGTGGGAGGCAATCCAGATGATCAGGACTAGAGACGGGATTCTTGGCCTCAGCCATTTTAAGCTATTGAAGAAGCTAGGCTGTGGTGACATCGGCAGTGTGTATCTTTCAGAGTTGACTGGAACCAAGAGCTATTTTGCAATGAAGGTTATGGACAAGGCATCACTCACAGGCCGTAAGAAGTTGCTTCGAGCCCAGACTGAGAAGGAAATCTTACAGTGCTTGGATCATCCTTTTCTTCCAACATTGTACACACACTTCGAGACTGATAAGTTCTCATGCCTTGTTATGGAGTTCTGCCCTGGGGGAGACTTGCATACACTTCGACAGAAACAGCGTGGCAAGTATTTTCCAGAACAAGCTGTTAA ATTCTACGTAGCAGAAATCCTCCTTGCTATGGAGTACTTGCACATGCTCGGTATCATATATCGTGATCTGAAGCCTGAAAACATTCTTGTCCGTGATGACGGGCACATCATGCTATCCGACTTCGACCTCTCCCTTCGCTGCACAGTTAGCCCGACTCTAATCAGGTCATCCAATCCTGAAACAGAAGCACTTCGGAAGAGCAGCCAGGCCTACTGTGCTCAACCAGCTTGTGCTGAGCCATCCTGCATGATACAACCATCGTGCACAGCCCCCACAACATGCTTTGGCCCTCGGTTCTTCTCGAAGTCAAAGAAAGATCGAAAGCCAAAGCCTGAAGTTGTCAACCAGGTCCGTCCATGGCCCGAGCTCATGGCGGAACCTAGTGATGCGCGATCAATGTCATTTGTTGGCACACATGAGTACTTGGCCCCTGAGATTATCAAAGGTGAGGGCCACGGCAGTGCTGTTGACTGGTGGACCTTTGGTATATTCTTGTACGAGCTTCTGTTCGGCAAAACACCTTTCAAAGGTTCAGGTAACCGAGCGACTCTGTTCAATGTCATCGGTCAGCCGTTGCGTTTCCCAGAATACCCAGTCGTGAGCTTTTCAGCAAGAGATTTAATAAGGGGCCTACTTGTTAAGGAGCCCCAACAACGATTGGGTTGTAAGCGTGGCGCCACCGAGATAAAACAGCATCCATTTTTTGAGGGTGTGAATTGGGCGTTGATACGCTGTGCGAGCCCTCCAGAGGTTCCGAAGCCTGTCGAGATTGAGAGGCAGACTACAAAGCTGCCAGTGTCAACATCTGAGGCTAGTGCAGCACCTACTGGTGCATCCCAGAAAGGCTCGGATAACTATTTAGAGTTTGATTTCTTTTAG